TGAAATCGAACCGACAGGGGAATCGACATGAAACGTACCAGCAACCTTCGCATCCGCGGCCTGACCCCGATCATCGCCCCGGCCGATCTTAAACAGGTCTTTCCGCTTTCGGCACAGGGCGCCGAGTTCGTCACCCGGGCCCGGGAGCAGATCACCGACATTCTTTGCAACCGCGACGGCCGCCTGATGGTGGTGGTGGGCCCCTGCTCCATTCACGATCCCAAGGCCGCCCTCGAATATGCAGGCCGCCTGGCAAAGCTCGCCCGGGAACTGGAGGAGCGGCTCTTCCTGGTCATGCGCGTCTACTTCGAGAAGCCCCGCACCACCATCGGCTGGAAGGGGCTGATCAACGACCCCGATCTCAACGGCACGCACCAGATCTCCAAGGGTCTCGGCGTGGCTCGCGGCCTGCTCTGCGCCATCACCGACCTCGGCCTGCCGGTGGCCGGAGAAATGCTCGACCCGGTCACCCCCCATTACCTGGCCGATACCATCAGCTGGGGGGCGATCGGCGCCCGCACCACCGAATCCCAGACTCACCGGGAGATGGCCAGCGGCCTCTCCTTCCCGGTCGGTTTCAAGAACGGCACCGACGGCAACCTGCAGATCGCCATCGATGCCATGCGCGCCGCCCTGCATCCGCACAGTTTTCTCGGCATCAACAACGAGGGACGCAACGCCATCGTCCAGACCACCGGCAACTCCGACGTGCACATCGTGCTGCGCGGCGGCAACGACCGCCCCAACTACTACCCGGAGGACATCCGCAAGACCGAGGAGATGCTGGCCAAGGCAAGCCTCAATACCGCCATCATGGTCGACTGCAGCCATGCCAACTCCTTCAAGAACCACGAGCGGCAGGAGGAAGTTCTGGTGAACGTCTGCGAGCAGATCGCCGACGGCAACCGCACCATCTGCGCCCTGATGATCGAGAGCTACCTCGAGGCCGGCAATCAGCCGATCTCCGATGACCTCTCGCAGCTGAAGTACGGCGTCTCCATCACCGACAAGTGCGTCGACTGGGCCACCACCGAGCGCATGCTGCGCCATGCCCACCGGAGTCTCAGCAACTGCGGCGGCCGACCGGTCTGATTCAAGAGCGGCCCTGTCCGGGTCGCCTTACAGGATATTGCCTTGAAAGAGATCAAAATCAAATCAGTGCGGGTTCTCGCTCCTGCCCCTTGCCCGCCGAAGCCGGAAGCGAAGGCCGGAGCCTGCCCGCCGAAGCCGGAGGCGAAGGCCGGGTGCTGACCGCCGAAAGCGCCGCCGGGTGCGGCGCCGGACCAGCCGGATACCCACTCCTGCAGCCCGCCGTCTTCGGCGCCGGCCAACGCAAGCTGCTGCCCGCCGCCGGAACCGGCCGGCCCGGCCGACAGCTGCTGTCCGCCCTCCTCCCCGCTCAGCCCGCAAGCAGGAGACCGCCCCGGCTTCCGGCGCTGGCCCTTCGTCACCGGCTGGCTGGAGACGCCGGTCGGGCTGGTGCCGCAGGTGGCCACCCGCCTGGCCAGGGGTGACGTGCTGGGCCGCTGGCAGATGCGCTGGGGGCTCGGACGGACGCGCTACCGGATCGCCCCCGGACTGTACGCGGTCGGCTGCCCCGACGCCGCCTCGCCGGTGCTGGTCACCGCCAACTACAAGCTAACCTTCGACAGCCTGCGGCGGGAACTGGGCGGCCTCCACGTCTGGATCCTCGTGCTGGAAACCTTCGGCATCAACGTCTGGTGCGCAGCCGGCAAGGGTACCTTCGGCACCGCCGAAGTGATCCGCCGGGTACAAGCAGCAGGCCTCGATCAGGTCGTCGGGCACCGCACCCTGATCCTTCCCCAGCTCGGCGCCCCCGGCGTCGCCGCCCACGAGGTGCGCCGGGAATCGGGGTTCAAGGTCGTCTACGGGCCGGTGCGCGCCGCCGACCTGCCGGTCTTCCTGGCCGCCGGCATGAAGGCGACACCGGAAATGCGCCGGGTGACCTTCACCACCCTCGAGCGGCTGGTGCTGACGCCGGTGGAGCTGACCGGCATGCTCAAGCCGATCGGCTGGACCGCCTTGGGACTGCTGATTCTCAGCGCCGT
This DNA window, taken from Desulfuromonadales bacterium, encodes the following:
- a CDS encoding 3-deoxy-7-phosphoheptulonate synthase, whose amino-acid sequence is MKRTSNLRIRGLTPIIAPADLKQVFPLSAQGAEFVTRAREQITDILCNRDGRLMVVVGPCSIHDPKAALEYAGRLAKLARELEERLFLVMRVYFEKPRTTIGWKGLINDPDLNGTHQISKGLGVARGLLCAITDLGLPVAGEMLDPVTPHYLADTISWGAIGARTTESQTHREMASGLSFPVGFKNGTDGNLQIAIDAMRAALHPHSFLGINNEGRNAIVQTTGNSDVHIVLRGGNDRPNYYPEDIRKTEEMLAKASLNTAIMVDCSHANSFKNHERQEEVLVNVCEQIADGNRTICALMIESYLEAGNQPISDDLSQLKYGVSITDKCVDWATTERMLRHAHRSLSNCGGRPV